The Altererythrobacter sp. Root672 genome includes a window with the following:
- the rsgA gene encoding ribosome small subunit-dependent GTPase A codes for MPDPDLLELGWKSFFSDQLSPEERSQLQSARVMAVHRGKLAVAGSGLDQFITPSLPNSDAEEYQLAVGDWLLLNPATLQISRILRRGSLFKRRAPGSGRKLQLIAANVDTVFIVASCNQDFNLARIERYLILAREVGVHPVVVLTKVDLTERPDEFVDAARGLQSGLDVEIINARDPLSAGSLTAWCGIGETVALLGSSGVGKSTLINTLRDSQDIATQEVRQADGKGRHTTTVREMHRLAQGGWLLDTPGMRELQLTDAAAGLAAVFEDIVSLAQQCKFSNCAHESEPGCEVQRALQDGTLDRERLDRMRKLTAEDDLNTLNLDEHHARPQRRH; via the coding sequence ATGCCGGACCCAGACCTGCTCGAACTTGGCTGGAAGTCCTTTTTCAGCGACCAGCTCTCGCCCGAGGAGCGCTCGCAACTGCAATCGGCGCGCGTAATGGCGGTCCACCGGGGGAAGCTCGCCGTGGCAGGCTCCGGTCTCGATCAATTCATCACGCCAAGTTTGCCGAACTCAGATGCCGAGGAATACCAATTGGCAGTCGGTGACTGGCTGTTGCTCAATCCAGCGACATTGCAGATTTCACGCATCCTTCGTCGCGGCAGTCTGTTCAAACGGCGCGCGCCCGGAAGCGGCCGCAAGCTTCAACTCATCGCCGCTAATGTCGACACAGTGTTCATCGTTGCCTCGTGCAACCAGGATTTCAACCTCGCCCGGATCGAGCGTTACCTGATCCTGGCGCGCGAAGTCGGTGTCCATCCGGTCGTCGTACTGACCAAAGTTGATCTGACCGAAAGGCCTGACGAATTTGTGGACGCCGCACGCGGTCTGCAATCCGGCCTCGATGTGGAGATCATCAATGCTCGCGATCCCCTCAGCGCCGGTTCGCTCACTGCCTGGTGCGGTATAGGTGAGACGGTCGCGCTTCTCGGCTCTTCTGGGGTGGGAAAGTCGACCCTGATCAACACGCTCAGGGATTCTCAAGACATAGCCACGCAGGAAGTTCGGCAAGCCGATGGCAAGGGGCGCCACACGACTACCGTGCGCGAAATGCACCGTCTCGCGCAGGGCGGCTGGCTGCTGGATACGCCCGGCATGCGTGAGCTCCAGCTAACAGATGCGGCAGCGGGACTTGCGGCCGTTTTCGAAGATATCGTTTCCCTCGCGCAGCAGTGCAAATTTTCGAACTGCGCGCATGAAAGCGAGCCGGGATGTGAAGTGCAGAGGGCACTACAGGACGGTACCCTGGACCGGGAGCGGCTCGACCGCATGCGTAAGCTGACGGCCGAGGATGATCTAAACACACTAAACCTGGACGAGCACCACGCGCGGCCCCAGCGCCGGCACTAA
- the purU gene encoding formyltetrahydrofolate deformylase yields MKDTFTLALSCKNRPGLVARVSTFLTASGADIVDLQQYTDPISAGFFLRAEFKGTTPVDELQTGFAPIASECEMECRWRSPGYVPKVVLLVSKFDHAFGDLLYRMRIGEINMEVVAAISNHPREALTTSLIQDIPYHYLPITKETKPQQEAQIKDLVTRSGAELVVLARYMQIFSDELTAFLSGRCINIHHSFLPGFKGAKPYHQAYDRGVKLIGATSHYVTTDLDEGPIIAQDVAVVSHRETPDELVARGRDVERGVLARAVKSHLEYRVFLNGNRTVVFD; encoded by the coding sequence GTGAAAGATACCTTCACCCTTGCGCTATCGTGCAAGAACCGGCCCGGCCTGGTCGCAAGAGTCTCGACGTTCCTGACGGCTAGCGGCGCCGACATCGTAGACCTGCAGCAATACACCGACCCGATCAGTGCGGGCTTTTTCCTGCGAGCCGAGTTCAAAGGCACGACACCTGTCGACGAGTTGCAAACCGGATTTGCGCCCATCGCAAGCGAGTGTGAAATGGAGTGCCGGTGGCGTTCGCCCGGCTACGTGCCGAAGGTCGTGCTGCTGGTATCCAAGTTCGACCACGCTTTCGGCGACTTGCTCTATCGCATGCGCATCGGCGAGATAAACATGGAGGTGGTTGCGGCGATCAGCAATCATCCCCGCGAAGCGCTGACCACCTCACTGATCCAGGACATTCCCTATCACTACCTGCCGATCACCAAGGAAACGAAGCCTCAGCAGGAAGCGCAGATCAAAGACCTCGTGACGCGAAGCGGTGCAGAACTGGTCGTGCTCGCACGCTACATGCAGATCTTTTCGGACGAGTTGACCGCGTTCCTGTCGGGCCGTTGCATCAACATCCATCACTCGTTCCTGCCCGGCTTCAAGGGCGCGAAGCCTTACCATCAGGCCTATGATCGCGGCGTGAAGCTAATCGGTGCGACCAGCCACTACGTGACGACCGACCTCGATGAAGGGCCAATCATCGCTCAGGACGTAGCGGTCGTTAGCCATCGAGAAACGCCTGATGAGCTTGTCGCCAGGGGGCGAGATGTCGAACGCGGCGTGTTGGCGCGAGCGGTCAAGTCACACCTTGAATACCGCGTGTTCTTGAACGGCAATCGGACGGTGGTGTTCGACTAA
- a CDS encoding DUF2971 domain-containing protein: MAIDPKLRELLELLFCYDRERVKTVKEEKRLIAHYTTADTAMKIISGRTLWLRNAGVMNDYMEIQYGRSVIEPVLRGQTGKRFFALLDGVKWGLGQRVQRQFAEHCEHARETVFMTSLSEHDQTDALGKLSMWRAYGGPVSGVALLFKGDVVDLELEPSLEISASPVLYGGPERFDAELQKVVKGLEARSDLLKEFEPDHLLSVCGALLQFSMFSIKHPGFAEECEWRFVHRPFEFAAAHVTSQTVTVNGIPQTIYEVPFHNPARGPLYDLPQLNLDEILEGIIIGPCHYPETVFRAFVDAMQSAGITDPERRIRVSNIPLRQQW; the protein is encoded by the coding sequence TTGGCGATTGATCCCAAACTGCGCGAGCTGCTGGAGCTGCTCTTTTGCTACGACAGGGAACGGGTGAAGACGGTCAAGGAGGAAAAGAGACTTATTGCTCATTACACGACCGCCGACACCGCGATGAAGATCATCAGTGGCCGCACGCTCTGGCTGCGAAACGCCGGGGTGATGAACGATTACATGGAAATTCAGTACGGGAGGTCGGTGATCGAGCCAGTCCTAAGGGGACAAACTGGCAAGCGGTTCTTTGCCCTGCTCGACGGCGTCAAGTGGGGGCTGGGCCAGAGGGTTCAACGGCAATTCGCGGAGCACTGCGAACACGCCCGCGAGACGGTATTCATGACTTCGCTGAGCGAACACGATCAGACCGATGCCCTAGGCAAATTGTCGATGTGGCGGGCATATGGTGGGCCAGTGAGTGGGGTGGCACTCCTGTTCAAGGGCGACGTCGTCGATCTCGAATTGGAGCCAAGCCTCGAAATAAGTGCCAGCCCGGTACTCTACGGTGGGCCCGAGAGATTTGACGCCGAACTACAGAAAGTGGTGAAGGGGTTGGAGGCGAGGTCTGATCTCCTAAAGGAGTTCGAACCGGATCATCTCCTCTCCGTATGCGGAGCGCTCCTGCAATTTTCGATGTTCTCTATCAAACATCCGGGGTTTGCCGAGGAATGCGAATGGCGATTTGTTCATCGGCCTTTTGAATTTGCAGCCGCCCATGTAACTTCGCAGACCGTTACCGTGAACGGCATTCCCCAAACGATTTACGAGGTGCCATTTCACAATCCGGCACGAGGTCCGCTTTATGACCTCCCTCAACTCAACCTGGATGAGATATTGGAGGGAATAATCATCGGGCCCTGTCATTACCCGGAAACCGTCTTTCGTGCCTTTGTCGATGCAATGCAGAGCGCCGGTATCACCGACCCCGAACGCCGCATTCGCGTTTCAAATATCCCGCTTCGACAGCAATGGTAG